Proteins found in one Mucilaginibacter gracilis genomic segment:
- a CDS encoding OmpW/AlkL family protein: MKNLKLFVLALCLFSGVTSFAQEKNEWDIRLRAIGVLPQESATIGVIGGGINISNAYIPELDITYFFAKNFSAELILGTSKHNIKTKGSNLSAIGGGTSADVDLGSVWLLPPTLTLQYHLPTGTAFKPYIGTGVNYTIFYNASQGPVVASVAYKNKFAFAAQAGIDYDISEKFFLNVDLKKLLLSTTATVDASNLTPASSPDLAPVLKSINAETKINPWIIGIGVGYRIK; the protein is encoded by the coding sequence ATGAAAAATTTAAAACTCTTTGTATTAGCGCTATGTTTATTTAGTGGCGTAACCAGCTTCGCACAAGAAAAAAATGAATGGGATATCCGCCTTAGGGCGATTGGGGTACTACCGCAGGAAAGCGCGACCATCGGCGTAATCGGCGGAGGTATTAATATCAGCAATGCTTATATACCTGAACTGGATATTACCTACTTCTTTGCCAAAAACTTTTCGGCAGAACTTATACTCGGCACCTCTAAGCATAACATAAAAACCAAGGGGTCAAACTTATCAGCCATTGGTGGCGGCACTTCTGCCGATGTTGATCTGGGTTCGGTTTGGTTGTTACCGCCAACGCTTACCTTACAGTATCACTTGCCCACAGGCACGGCATTTAAACCATACATTGGCACTGGTGTAAACTACACTATTTTCTACAATGCAAGCCAGGGCCCGGTTGTAGCCAGTGTAGCCTACAAAAACAAGTTTGCATTTGCCGCGCAGGCGGGGATAGATTATGATATCAGTGAAAAGTTTTTCCTGAATGTGGATCTTAAAAAGCTATTGTTATCCACCACCGCTACTGTTGATGCTTCCAACCTCACCCCGGCAAGCAGTCCCGATTTGGCTCCGGTGTTAAAAAGCATCAATGCAGAAACCAAGATCAACCCGTGGATAATTGGTATTGGAGTTG
- a CDS encoding glycoside hydrolase family 28 protein, producing the protein MRYLIIIPFLLQFTAANAQLNSYNIAAYGAINDNQTNNAPFIQKAIDACSAAGGGRVIIPAGGIFVSGPFKLRSFVELHVEPGAKILASSNEELYTESAFRANKGEGTIWIGGENLQQVSISGHGIIDGNGIAFMGKELQDSYELKPFDKTDPRPHLLTLINCKQVRISGVKIQNSAYWTVHLVGCNDVAITDITLLNSVKVRNSDGIDLDHSKNVRINNCYIESGDDCICLKNRREYEEFGACENITVSNCIMTSSSCAFKIGSENMDRISHVVVTNCIIKNSNRGLGIQNRDEGTVSDVVFSNILIDSHFFSDVWWGKAEPIYVTAYRRATANNKDAGWRLPTGQKEGKVGVVERIYFNNIKCRSENGVYISAETANKISHIYLDNIDVEINKTTGFAGGVNDRRPSNVEGLVKANTAGFYLDNATGIFINNCSVNWGTNRAPYFVHGIESHGVKQLKLTGVNAVAAFSGKTDVQILK; encoded by the coding sequence ATGAGATATCTAATCATAATTCCGTTCCTCCTCCAGTTTACTGCGGCAAACGCCCAGCTAAACAGCTATAATATTGCCGCTTATGGCGCTATTAATGATAACCAAACCAATAACGCGCCGTTTATTCAAAAAGCAATTGATGCCTGCTCGGCGGCGGGTGGTGGCCGGGTTATTATTCCGGCTGGCGGAATATTTGTTAGCGGGCCTTTCAAACTGCGGTCGTTTGTGGAGTTACATGTGGAGCCCGGTGCAAAAATATTGGCCAGCAGCAACGAAGAACTATATACAGAAAGCGCATTTAGAGCCAATAAGGGCGAGGGCACCATATGGATTGGCGGCGAAAACCTGCAACAGGTAAGTATAAGCGGCCACGGAATAATTGACGGCAATGGAATTGCCTTTATGGGTAAGGAACTACAAGACTCCTATGAATTAAAACCCTTTGATAAAACCGACCCGCGACCACATTTACTAACGCTCATTAATTGTAAACAGGTGCGCATAAGCGGTGTAAAAATACAAAACTCTGCTTATTGGACGGTGCATTTAGTAGGCTGTAACGATGTTGCGATAACCGACATAACTTTACTTAACAGCGTAAAAGTTAGAAATAGTGACGGAATTGATTTAGATCATAGCAAAAACGTAAGGATAAATAATTGTTATATCGAATCGGGCGATGATTGTATTTGCCTGAAAAACAGGCGCGAATATGAGGAATTTGGCGCTTGTGAAAACATTACGGTAAGCAACTGTATTATGACATCGAGTTCATGCGCCTTTAAAATAGGATCGGAAAATATGGACCGGATAAGCCATGTTGTGGTAACCAACTGTATTATAAAAAACAGTAACCGGGGGCTGGGCATTCAAAACCGCGACGAGGGCACAGTAAGCGATGTTGTGTTTTCAAATATCCTCATCGATTCGCACTTTTTCTCGGATGTTTGGTGGGGTAAGGCCGAGCCAATTTACGTAACTGCCTACCGCCGCGCTACAGCCAATAACAAAGATGCGGGCTGGCGGTTACCAACGGGGCAAAAAGAAGGCAAGGTAGGTGTTGTAGAGCGCATATATTTTAACAACATTAAGTGCCGCAGCGAAAACGGGGTTTATATTAGTGCCGAGACAGCCAATAAAATCTCGCATATTTATTTGGATAATATTGATGTGGAAATAAACAAAACTACCGGCTTTGCAGGTGGCGTTAACGACAGGCGACCAAGCAACGTGGAGGGCTTGGTAAAAGCCAACACCGCAGGCTTTTACCTGGACAATGCTACAGGCATTTTTATAAATAACTGTTCGGTAAACTGGGGTACAAACCGTGCGCCTTACTTTGTTCATGGCATAGAAAGCCACGGCGTTAAACAATTAAAATTAACCGGCGTAAACGCCGTTGCAGCCTTTAGCGGAAAAACAGATGTTCAAATTTTAAAATAG
- the galA gene encoding beta-galactosidase GalA: MKNRKFHFCVILFLSMIPVVASGQKQNTRSHQNFDANWKFSLGNAADAKRDFDYGIGNIFSKSGETAGTCIATDFKDSTWANVRLPHDWVVALPFQYVKNDDIDSHGYKPVGALFPQNSIGWYRKTFTVNKADSGKRYEIQFDGIYRDSKVWLNGYYIGGHSSGYNSFAFDITDFIKFGKSNVMVVRADATQSEGWFYEGAGIYRHAWLNSYNNVHFKTAGGLFAHAEVADGKAQVKIEADIENRGINAAAATLYSYITDRDGKIIAKGKQIPFTEAIRENKLLVDEMTIINPRLWSLDDAYLYRAVSLIKANGQTIDSINVKFGVRTFKFDSEKGFFLNGKPLKVQGVSCHQDHAGVGSALPDELQYYRIRLLKEMGVNAYRTTHNPPTPELLDACDSLGMLVMDETRLLTSGQEYEQQYRDLILRDRNHASIFMWSIGNEEYVTQRTDIGKRIAQNQILLQQQLDPTRTSTYAANMGNVYRGVNEVIPVRGFNYNLLGIDAYHKEHPLQPIIGTEVASTVTTRSIYVKDTVRAYVPDYDVTFPSWASTAETWWKIADARPWFMGGFAWTGFDYRGEPTPYRWPNINSHFGIMDMCGFPKNVYYYYQSWWTDKDILHIAPHWNWKGKEGKPIDVWVNTNADDVELYLNGKSLGKKEMPRNSHLVWTVNYEPGKLVAVAHKKGKVITAKVETTGAPYSIVLSPSKKILTANGEDAVVINASVVDKNGREVPDALNMLHFDIKGDAQIIGVGNGDPSSHEADKCLPGQWQRSLFGGKAQLIVLSGMQAGSFTVVASGAGIKSNQLPIIQK; the protein is encoded by the coding sequence ATGAAAAATAGAAAATTTCACTTTTGTGTTATACTCTTTTTAAGTATGATACCTGTGGTGGCCAGCGGGCAAAAGCAAAACACGCGCAGCCATCAAAACTTTGATGCAAACTGGAAGTTTAGCCTTGGCAATGCGGCAGACGCCAAACGCGATTTTGATTACGGCATCGGTAATATTTTTTCAAAATCGGGCGAAACGGCCGGCACTTGCATAGCTACTGATTTTAAGGATTCTACCTGGGCAAACGTAAGGTTACCTCACGATTGGGTTGTGGCGTTGCCATTTCAATATGTAAAAAATGACGATATCGATTCGCATGGTTATAAACCTGTAGGCGCGTTGTTCCCTCAAAATAGTATTGGCTGGTACCGTAAAACGTTTACGGTTAACAAAGCCGACTCGGGCAAGCGCTATGAAATTCAATTTGATGGTATTTACCGGGATAGCAAAGTTTGGTTGAACGGTTATTATATTGGCGGCCATAGTAGCGGTTATAACAGTTTTGCGTTTGATATAACCGACTTTATTAAGTTTGGAAAAAGCAATGTGATGGTTGTGCGTGCTGATGCCACACAAAGCGAAGGCTGGTTTTACGAAGGTGCAGGCATATACCGCCATGCCTGGCTCAACAGCTACAACAACGTACACTTTAAAACCGCAGGAGGGCTTTTTGCGCATGCCGAGGTGGCAGACGGAAAAGCACAGGTAAAAATAGAAGCCGATATTGAAAACAGGGGCATTAATGCTGCGGCGGCAACTTTATATAGTTACATTACCGACAGGGACGGCAAAATTATAGCCAAAGGCAAGCAAATTCCTTTTACCGAAGCTATACGCGAAAATAAATTACTGGTTGACGAGATGACCATCATCAATCCCCGCTTATGGTCGTTAGATGATGCTTATCTTTACAGGGCCGTATCGTTAATAAAGGCTAACGGGCAAACTATTGATAGTATCAACGTTAAGTTTGGCGTGCGCACTTTTAAGTTTGACAGCGAAAAGGGTTTCTTTTTAAATGGTAAACCGTTAAAGGTACAAGGCGTAAGTTGTCATCAGGATCATGCCGGGGTAGGTTCGGCATTGCCGGATGAGTTGCAGTATTACCGCATCAGGTTATTAAAAGAGATGGGCGTTAACGCCTATCGTACAACACATAACCCGCCAACGCCCGAACTGTTGGATGCTTGCGATAGCCTGGGGATGCTGGTGATGGACGAAACACGTTTGTTAACCAGCGGCCAGGAGTACGAACAACAATATCGTGATTTGATATTGCGCGATCGTAACCATGCCTCCATTTTTATGTGGTCTATTGGTAACGAAGAGTATGTTACCCAGCGCACAGATATAGGCAAGCGTATAGCACAAAACCAGATATTGTTACAACAACAGCTTGACCCTACCAGAACAAGTACCTATGCCGCCAATATGGGTAACGTTTACCGGGGCGTAAACGAGGTAATCCCGGTAAGGGGTTTTAATTATAATTTATTGGGCATTGATGCTTACCACAAAGAGCATCCTTTGCAGCCCATTATAGGTACCGAAGTAGCCAGCACAGTTACCACCCGCAGCATTTATGTTAAAGATACGGTGCGCGCTTACGTGCCCGATTATGATGTTACCTTCCCCTCGTGGGCATCAACAGCCGAAACCTGGTGGAAAATTGCTGATGCAAGGCCGTGGTTTATGGGCGGTTTTGCCTGGACCGGTTTTGATTACCGCGGCGAGCCAACACCATACCGTTGGCCCAACATCAATTCGCATTTTGGGATTATGGATATGTGCGGTTTTCCTAAAAACGTTTATTACTACTATCAATCCTGGTGGACAGATAAAGACATACTGCATATTGCACCACATTGGAACTGGAAAGGAAAAGAGGGCAAACCAATTGATGTTTGGGTAAATACCAACGCCGATGATGTGGAGCTTTACCTTAATGGCAAAAGCCTCGGGAAAAAAGAAATGCCCCGTAACAGCCATTTAGTTTGGACGGTTAATTATGAGCCCGGTAAACTTGTTGCCGTTGCACATAAAAAAGGAAAGGTAATTACCGCTAAAGTTGAAACTACCGGGGCACCTTACAGCATTGTGCTTTCGCCATCTAAAAAGATATTAACCGCCAATGGCGAAGATGCAGTGGTTATTAATGCGAGCGTGGTTGATAAAAACGGACGCGAAGTACCCGATGCCCTGAATATGCTGCATTTTGACATTAAGGGTGATGCGCAGATTATTGGCGTTGGCAATGGCGACCCGAGCAGCCATGAGGCCGATAAATGTTTACCGGGCCAATGGCAACGCAGTTTATTTGGTGGTAAGGCGCAGCTAATAGTACTATCGGGCATGCAAGCCGGTAGCTTTACTGTGGTTGCTTCGGGCGCGGGTATCAAATCTAACCAATTGCCGATAATCCAAAAATAA
- a CDS encoding glycoside hydrolase family protein, translating into MVYWSMRFGNGPDKIYYAYANKDFTALSSTPKQLFFKADSGATIDGTIAVKDGKYNLFFKTEGSGSGIKKAVSDKLTEGYVLYDKYLHQTKEAVEGADVFKLINSDTWILMYDVYMKGKYQFCKSTDLENFQVVDQEIAMDFHPRHGTIMHISAKEAQRLTDRWNK; encoded by the coding sequence ATGGTATATTGGTCGATGCGGTTTGGAAACGGCCCAGATAAAATATATTACGCCTATGCCAATAAAGATTTTACCGCATTAAGCAGCACGCCCAAACAACTGTTTTTTAAGGCCGATAGCGGTGCTACCATTGATGGTACTATTGCTGTTAAGGATGGTAAATACAACTTATTTTTTAAAACCGAGGGCAGTGGCTCCGGCATAAAAAAAGCAGTATCGGATAAACTGACGGAAGGGTACGTTCTGTACGATAAATATTTGCACCAAACCAAAGAAGCTGTAGAGGGTGCCGATGTGTTTAAGCTCATTAACTCCGATACCTGGATACTGATGTACGATGTATACATGAAAGGCAAATACCAGTTTTGCAAAAGTACCGATCTGGAAAATTTCCAGGTTGTCGATCAGGAAATTGCTATGGATTTCCATCCCAGGCATGGCACAATTATGCATATTTCGGCAAAAGAAGCGCAACGATTAACAGATAGATGGAACAAATAA
- a CDS encoding glycoside hydrolase family protein produces MKILKHLFLFVVTFGFCNSYANGLTSKTDSAYLFVYFTGNGAGEEAIHFAIGTDGYHYKALNNDEPVLNSADISFTGGVRDPHIWRAHDGKTFYMVATDMNVSKNGWGANYGMVMMKSKDLIHWSSNVVNIPNTFP; encoded by the coding sequence ATGAAAATTTTAAAACACCTGTTTCTCTTCGTCGTCACGTTTGGTTTTTGTAACAGCTATGCAAACGGCCTTACCTCAAAAACCGATAGCGCGTATTTATTTGTTTATTTTACCGGTAACGGTGCCGGAGAAGAAGCCATCCATTTTGCAATAGGTACCGATGGTTATCATTACAAAGCCTTAAATAACGACGAGCCGGTGCTAAACTCGGCAGATATTAGTTTTACCGGTGGTGTAAGAGATCCGCATATATGGCGGGCGCACGATGGAAAAACGTTTTATATGGTAGCCACAGATATGAATGTATCTAAAAACGGCTGGGGCGCAAATTACGGTATGGTTATGATGAAATCGAAAGATTTGATACACTGGAGTTCAAACGTTGTAAATATCCCAAATACATTTCCCTAG
- a CDS encoding beta-galactosidase, with the protein MAYYITCDPGADVKNGHLPGLMPAINGVDDPAKVKKIINENHNGKGPYYIAEWYPAWFDWWGASHHTVAAEKYVGRLDTVLAAGISINMYMFHGGTTRAFMNGANYNDRSPYEPQITSYDYDAPLDEAGNATDKFMKFREVIQKHLPVGQTLPAVPAAKPTMAIAAIGFNEAVSVLDNLPKGRLSDSPLTFEDLNQDYGYVLYRTKIQGGKTGVLKLSDLRDYAVIMVNGKTIGTLDRRLKQDSLTLTLPAGPVTLDILVENMGRINFGKYLLQNKKGITKAVFFNGTEINKWQMFGLPLSDSKQIAFKQGTTSSNLPTFKKGTFNLQKVADTYIDLSKWGKGVVWVNGHNLGRYWNVGPEQTLYLPAEWLKKGANDIVVFELLKPEINSLSAIEKPILDIVKR; encoded by the coding sequence ATGGCTTATTATATTACCTGCGACCCCGGTGCCGATGTTAAAAACGGGCATCTGCCCGGTTTAATGCCCGCTATAAATGGTGTTGATGATCCCGCCAAGGTTAAAAAAATTATTAACGAGAACCACAACGGTAAGGGCCCTTATTACATAGCCGAATGGTATCCGGCCTGGTTTGACTGGTGGGGAGCAAGCCACCATACCGTTGCTGCCGAAAAGTATGTGGGCCGTTTAGATACCGTGCTTGCCGCAGGTATATCCATCAACATGTATATGTTTCATGGCGGTACAACCCGTGCTTTTATGAATGGTGCCAACTATAACGACCGCTCACCTTACGAGCCGCAAATAACCAGCTATGATTATGATGCCCCGCTTGATGAGGCCGGTAATGCTACCGATAAGTTTATGAAGTTTAGGGAAGTGATACAAAAGCATTTACCGGTAGGCCAAACACTTCCGGCTGTTCCGGCGGCTAAACCTACTATGGCTATTGCGGCAATAGGTTTTAATGAGGCCGTTTCGGTGTTGGATAATTTGCCTAAAGGCAGGTTAAGCGATAGCCCGCTAACGTTTGAAGATCTTAATCAGGATTATGGTTACGTGCTTTACCGCACAAAAATACAAGGTGGAAAAACGGGCGTACTTAAATTGAGCGACCTGCGCGATTATGCCGTTATAATGGTGAATGGTAAAACCATTGGCACACTGGATAGGCGCTTAAAGCAGGATAGCCTAACATTAACACTACCTGCCGGGCCTGTAACGCTTGATATTTTAGTGGAGAATATGGGCCGCATTAATTTTGGTAAATACTTGCTGCAAAACAAAAAAGGTATAACCAAAGCCGTGTTTTTTAATGGTACCGAAATTAACAAATGGCAAATGTTTGGTTTGCCGTTAAGCGATAGCAAGCAAATTGCATTTAAACAGGGTACTACAAGTAGCAATTTGCCAACTTTTAAAAAGGGCACGTTTAACTTGCAAAAGGTTGCCGATACTTACATTGATTTGAGTAAATGGGGCAAGGGCGTAGTTTGGGTAAACGGGCATAACCTTGGCCGCTACTGGAACGTTGGCCCCGAGCAAACGCTGTACCTACCGGCAGAATGGTTAAAAAAAGGTGCTAACGATATTGTTGTATTTGAATTGTTAAAACCTGAAATCAATAGTTTATCAGCCATTGAAAAACCAATTTTAGACATCGTTAAAAGATAG
- a CDS encoding beta-galactosidase — MKNRILLFLVLIVTISVNIYGQPLQHSFTMGDEAFMLDGKPFQMISGEMHYPRVPREAWRARMKMAKAMGLNTIGTYVFWNLHEPQKGHFDFSGNNDVAEFVKIAKEEGLWVILRPSPYVCAEWEFGGYPYWLQNEKGLVVRSMEAQYIAEYRKYINEVGKQLAPLQINHGGNILMVQIENEYGSYGSDKAYLALNQQLFKDAGFDGLLYYLRPRCRC, encoded by the coding sequence ATGAAAAACCGCATTTTACTTTTTTTGGTGCTGATAGTAACCATTAGTGTTAATATTTATGGCCAGCCCTTGCAGCACAGTTTTACCATGGGCGATGAAGCCTTTATGCTTGATGGTAAACCCTTCCAGATGATATCGGGCGAAATGCACTATCCGCGCGTTCCGCGCGAGGCCTGGCGCGCCCGTATGAAAATGGCCAAAGCCATGGGCCTCAATACCATTGGCACCTATGTGTTTTGGAACCTGCACGAACCCCAAAAAGGTCATTTTGATTTTAGTGGTAATAACGACGTTGCCGAATTTGTAAAAATAGCCAAGGAAGAGGGCCTTTGGGTGATACTGCGCCCAAGCCCCTATGTTTGTGCCGAATGGGAATTTGGCGGCTACCCTTACTGGCTGCAAAATGAAAAGGGATTGGTGGTGCGCAGTATGGAAGCGCAGTATATTGCCGAATACCGTAAGTATATTAACGAGGTAGGCAAGCAGTTGGCCCCTTTGCAAATTAACCATGGCGGTAACATCCTGATGGTGCAGATTGAGAACGAATACGGATCGTATGGGAGCGATAAAGCCTATTTGGCCCTTAACCAGCAATTGTTTAAAGATGCCGGTTTTGATGGCTTATTATATTACCTGCGACCCCGGTGCCGATGTTAA
- a CDS encoding glycoside hydrolase family 2 protein — MMMRITTYTLLLLLIFTAGIKAQGNLITNIKNRKTLSLNGSWHYIVDPYETGFYDYRYKELKEDNGDAYWNTGIPANKTAKKEHGYNDKYTIEVPGDWNHQKPEFLFYEGTIWYQKTFDYKKQPNGNKYYVYFGAINYRADVYLNGKKLGMHKGGFTPFNFEVPAALLKDTGNFLVVKVDNKRYADEVPTLNTDWWNYGGITRDVALVEVPTTFIRDFMIQLKKPHNGVMPSKEPEVEGWIKLDHQPLAAQTVTVSIPELKLTKQFTTTDSLIPLNFKLPAQVKLWSPLAPKLYRVIVSTSTDKTEDEIGFRTIEAFGKKLLLNGKPLFMSGICIHGEIPQDVRRAYSQQDAAQLLGQARQLGCNMVRLAHYPHDEKMTRLADSLGILVWSEIPVYWTIDFGNAEVLNKAKSQLGEMITRDHNRASVIIWSVGNETPISTTRTNFMHNLIIKAKQLDSTRLVSAALEVNYGALKNQNMVDDPLGEFVDLVAFNEYLGWYGGLPDKCRTTNWGTPYNKPMFISETGAEGKSGFHADSLTRFSEEFQEWYFKEQIDMLKRMPDNFVGLSPWVLADFRSPKRNNPLYQEGWNRKGFYDDKGNKKKAFYILQKYYKQKSAETAK; from the coding sequence ATGATGATGAGAATAACCACATATACGCTATTGCTGCTGCTTATTTTTACCGCGGGCATTAAAGCACAAGGTAATTTAATTACCAATATTAAAAACCGTAAAACATTAAGCCTTAATGGTAGCTGGCACTATATTGTGGACCCATACGAAACCGGTTTTTACGATTACAGGTATAAAGAGCTTAAAGAGGATAACGGCGATGCTTATTGGAACACCGGCATCCCTGCCAATAAAACCGCGAAAAAAGAACATGGTTATAACGATAAGTATACCATTGAAGTACCCGGCGACTGGAACCATCAAAAGCCTGAGTTTTTGTTTTATGAAGGCACCATATGGTATCAAAAAACATTTGATTATAAAAAGCAGCCTAACGGCAATAAATACTACGTTTACTTTGGAGCCATAAACTACCGTGCCGACGTTTACCTTAACGGGAAAAAATTAGGTATGCATAAAGGCGGCTTTACACCCTTCAATTTTGAAGTGCCTGCCGCTTTATTGAAAGATACGGGCAACTTTTTAGTAGTAAAGGTTGATAACAAACGGTATGCCGATGAGGTGCCAACTTTAAATACCGATTGGTGGAACTATGGTGGTATAACCCGCGATGTAGCGCTGGTAGAGGTGCCTACCACTTTTATCCGCGATTTCATGATTCAGCTTAAAAAGCCGCATAATGGGGTAATGCCATCAAAGGAGCCCGAAGTAGAGGGTTGGATAAAGTTAGATCATCAGCCGTTAGCGGCACAAACCGTAACCGTAAGCATACCCGAGCTTAAATTAACAAAGCAATTTACAACTACCGACTCCCTTATTCCGCTTAATTTTAAATTGCCCGCGCAGGTAAAGCTATGGAGCCCGTTGGCGCCTAAACTTTACCGGGTTATTGTAAGCACCAGTACAGATAAAACCGAAGATGAGATAGGCTTTAGAACAATTGAGGCTTTTGGGAAAAAGCTATTGTTAAATGGCAAGCCATTGTTTATGAGCGGTATATGTATACATGGCGAAATACCACAGGATGTTAGGCGCGCATATAGCCAGCAAGACGCCGCCCAATTGCTGGGCCAGGCACGCCAACTGGGGTGTAATATGGTGCGGCTGGCACATTATCCTCATGATGAAAAAATGACCCGCCTGGCCGATTCGCTGGGGATATTGGTATGGTCGGAAATACCGGTTTACTGGACGATAGATTTCGGCAACGCCGAGGTGTTAAACAAAGCCAAGTCGCAACTTGGCGAAATGATAACCCGCGATCATAACCGCGCCAGTGTAATCATCTGGTCGGTTGGCAACGAAACTCCTATAAGCACTACCCGTACTAATTTTATGCATAATTTAATTATCAAAGCCAAACAATTGGATAGTACAAGGCTGGTATCGGCAGCACTGGAAGTTAACTATGGCGCGCTTAAAAATCAAAATATGGTTGACGATCCGCTGGGTGAGTTTGTTGATCTGGTTGCGTTTAACGAATACCTGGGCTGGTATGGCGGCCTGCCCGATAAATGCCGCACCACCAATTGGGGCACGCCTTATAATAAACCCATGTTTATAAGCGAAACCGGTGCAGAAGGCAAAAGCGGTTTCCACGCCGATTCGCTTACCCGTTTTAGCGAAGAGTTTCAGGAATGGTATTTTAAAGAACAAATAGATATGCTAAAACGCATGCCCGATAATTTTGTGGGCCTGTCGCCCTGGGTACTTGCCGATTTCCGTTCGCCAAAGCGCAATAATCCCCTGTACCAGGAAGGCTGGAACCGCAAAGGGTTTTATGATGATAAAGGCAATAAAAAGAAAGCCTTTTATATTTTGCAAAAGTATTACAAACAAAAATCTGCCGAAACAGCTAAATAA
- a CDS encoding glycoside hydrolase family 88 protein, with the protein MNSIISMITVKKIILTSCFVAGLLVFTKTQAQKVSFRADKNLLQTIDKDYKNATAQYKLLAKQLELKPNRFPKSYYPDSAKLETSNSGWWCSGFYPGTLLYLYHQTNDTALLTEANRIMAVLAKEQYNTSTHDLGFMMYCSFGNAEKFEPQPAYKQILINSAKSLASRFDPKVGCIKSWDSKKSEYLVIIDNMMNLELLFWATHVTGDSSFYKIAVTHANTTMHNHFRPDYSSYHVVVYNPLTGQIKNRRTAQGYADESAWARGQAWGLYGYTMMYAQTRDKKYLDQANHIASFILTNPNLPPDKIPYWDYNAPNIPGALRDASAAAVMASAFLQLCGYNNAKTGGLYFKTAETIIRNLSAKPYMAAAGTNGGFILQHSVGHMPNKTEVDTPLTYADYYFIEALERYKDLTKK; encoded by the coding sequence ATGAACAGCATAATTAGCATGATTACGGTAAAAAAAATTATATTAACAAGTTGCTTTGTTGCAGGCTTACTGGTGTTTACCAAAACGCAAGCGCAAAAAGTTAGCTTTAGGGCTGATAAAAACCTGCTGCAAACCATTGATAAAGATTATAAAAACGCAACCGCCCAGTATAAATTATTAGCTAAACAATTGGAGTTGAAACCCAACAGGTTTCCTAAAAGTTATTATCCCGATTCGGCTAAACTTGAAACCAGCAACTCGGGCTGGTGGTGCAGTGGCTTTTACCCCGGCACACTGCTTTACCTTTATCACCAAACTAACGATACCGCCTTACTTACCGAGGCTAACCGCATTATGGCTGTTTTGGCTAAAGAGCAATACAATACCAGTACCCACGATTTGGGTTTTATGATGTATTGCAGTTTTGGGAATGCCGAAAAGTTTGAACCCCAACCGGCGTATAAACAAATATTGATTAACAGTGCAAAATCTTTAGCGTCGCGGTTTGACCCTAAAGTTGGCTGCATAAAATCCTGGGATTCTAAAAAATCGGAGTATCTGGTTATCATCGATAATATGATGAACCTCGAACTGTTGTTTTGGGCAACCCACGTAACCGGCGATAGCAGTTTTTACAAAATTGCGGTAACGCATGCCAATACAACCATGCATAACCATTTTAGGCCCGATTATAGTTCGTACCACGTTGTGGTGTACAACCCGCTTACCGGCCAGATAAAAAACCGGCGCACCGCACAAGGCTATGCCGATGAATCGGCCTGGGCGCGGGGGCAGGCCTGGGGCCTGTACGGTTACACCATGATGTATGCCCAAACCAGGGATAAAAAATACCTTGACCAGGCAAACCATATTGCTAGTTTTATACTTACTAACCCTAACCTTCCTCCAGATAAAATACCCTATTGGGATTATAATGCACCCAATATACCAGGTGCTTTGCGCGATGCTTCGGCGGCAGCAGTAATGGCGTCTGCATTTTTACAATTGTGCGGTTATAACAATGCCAAAACAGGTGGGTTATATTTCAAAACCGCCGAGACTATTATCCGCAACCTGTCGGCAAAGCCCTATATGGCGGCAGCAGGCACCAATGGTGGTTTTATATTACAACACAGTGTGGGGCACATGCCAAACAAAACCGAGGTAGACACACCGCTAACTTATGCCGACTACTATTTTATAGAGGCCCTGGAAAGATATAAAGACCTCACCAAAAAATGA